A genomic window from Triticum urartu cultivar G1812 chromosome 7, Tu2.1, whole genome shotgun sequence includes:
- the LOC125522694 gene encoding cytochrome P450 CYP72A219-like, with product MDTLGSPPWSLLCALGALLAALWCAGRALAGAWLGPRRVARALRSQGVGGTSYRFPSGDMKDYVRLIAAACSQPMTLSSHAVAARAVPFDHAIIKQHGKVALTWFGPEPRVVVSDPRLFREILSDKQGQFGKQRSILRIERLLANGLTTHQGDKWVAHRRIINHAFHLEKLKRMLPAFAACSSELVRRWGSTMGQSDAQEIDVWPEFQNLTGDVISRVAFGSSFSEGRKIFELQSEQAQNAVKMANVMYIPGYRFLPTKLNRRMKANAREVEVLLKGIITKRERAMMDGHADNDDLLGVMMESNIKESQEAGSSKPTMTTDDIVGELKLFYFAGMETTAVLLTWAMVLLSMHPEWQDRAREEVLRVFGNNQPDFEGINRLKVVTMILHEVLRLYPPILLLGREAYRETELGGVTYPAGVTFALPIVCIHHDPDVWGEDVDEFKPERFAEGIAGASKNSPAFFPFGWGPRICVGQNFALLEAKMGLSVILQHFMFELSPSYTHSPCPVSTLQPQYGSQIKLTKL from the exons ATGGACACTCTCGGCTCGCCACCATGGAGCTTACTCTGCGCTCTCGGGGCCCTGCTGGCCGCGCTGTGGTGCGCGGGGCGGGCGCTGGCCGGCGCCTGGCTCGGCCCGCGGAGGGTGGCCCGGGCCCTGCGGTCCCAGGGCGTAGGCGGCACGTCTTACCGCTTCCCCTCCGGCGACATGAAGGACTACGTGCGGCTCATCGCGGCGGCGTGCTCCCAGCCCATGACGCTGTCCTCgcacgccgtcgccgcccgcgcGGTGCCGTTCGACCATGCCATCATCAAGCAACACG GCAAAGTCGCTCTGACATGGTTCGGCCCGGAGCCGAGGGTGGTGGTGAGCGACCCTCGGCTGTTCCGCGAGATCCTGTCGGACAAGCAGGGCCAGTTCGGGAAGCAGAGGTCCATCCTCCGGATCGAGCGGCTCTTGGCCAACGGCCTCACGACCCACCAGGGCGACAAGTGGGTCGCCCACCGTAGGATCATCAACCACGCCTTCCATCTCGAGAAGCTCAAG AGGATGTTGCCTGCTTTTGCGGCCTGTTCGAGCGAACTGGTGCGGAGATGGGGAAGCACGATGGGGCAAAGTGATGCGCAGGAGATAGATGTCTGGCCAGAATTTCAGAACCTCACCGGCGACGTGATATCCCGAGTAGCGTTCGGGAGCAGCTTCAGTGAAGGGAGAAAGATCTTCGAGTTGCAGTCAGAGCAGGCCCAAAATGCTGTCAAGATGGCAAACGTCATGTACATTCCCGGCTACAG GTTCCTGCCAACAAAGCTCAACAGAAGGATGAAGGCAAATGCCCGTGAAGTCGAAGTACTACTGAAAGGCATAATCAcgaagagggagagggcgatgaTGGATGGCCATGCCGACAATGACGATCTACTAGGCGTGATGATGGAGTCCAACATAAAAGAAAGCCAAGAAGCAGGAAGCTCCAAGCCGACGATGACCACCGATGACATAGTAGGGGAGCTGAAGCTCTTCTATTTCGCGGGCATGGAGACAACGGCGGTGCTGCTCACATGGGCAATGGTCCTGCTAAGCATGCATCCCGAGTGGCAGGACCGCGCTAGGGAGGAGGTTCTTCGTGTCTTTGGGAATAACCAGCCAGATTTTGAGGGCATAAACCGGCTGAAAGTC GTGACAATGATATTGCATGAGGTTCTTAGGCTATACCCACCGATTCTTCTTCTTGGTCGGGAGGCGTATAGAGAGACAGAGCTGGGAGGCGTCACATATCCAGCCGGCGTAACGTTTGCGCTGCCAATTGTGTGCATTCACcatgatccagatgtgtggggagAAGATGTCGATGAATTTAAGCCGGAGAGGTTTGCGGAGGGCATTGCCGGCGCATCCAAGAACTCGCCGGCGTTCTTTCCATTTGGCTGGGGACCGCGGATTTGCGTTGGGCAAAACTTTGCATTGCTCGAGGCCAAGATGGGATTGAGCGTGATCTTACAACACTTCATGTTTGAGCTCTCACCATCTTACACGCATTCGCCTTGCCCGGTCTCCACTCTACAACCCCAGTATGGTTCGCAGATTAAGCTCACGAAACtctaa